Part of the Clostridium cylindrosporum DSM 605 genome is shown below.
AGCATATCTTGCATCATTTGGGGTAGAGATATGTAAAGATGCAGGGCAATCTTCTATAGCAAGCAAAATAGAGTTTGCAGGAAAAATTATAATTATTTCACTTGCAATACCAATATTAATGGCGGTAATGGATTTGGTGATGAAAATAATGCCATAGGGTGGTAAAGATGATTAAAAAGGTACTTATAAGCTTAATATTTGGATGCTTTATTATGTTTCAATTAAACACTGTAGCATTTGCAATGGAAGGAACAGGTGTTGATTTAAAACAAATAGAAGAGTTTTCAAATAAGCTTCAGCAGAAAGAAAATTACATACCAAGTTTTAACGTAGGAGAGATAGTCGAAAAGTATAAAGAAACAGGATCTATAGGAGTTACATTTAAAGATGTACTAGCTTCTTTAGGTAAATTTATCTTAAAAGAAGTGGTTGCTAACTCAAGGTTACTAGTAGAATTATTAGTCCTTGGTATATTAAGTGCCATTCTTCAAAATATTCAAAATGCATTTAATAATAGTGGGATTAGTAAAATTGCACACTATGCTTGTTTTTGTACAATAGTCATTATAATAGTTAAAAGTTTTACTATTGTAATTAATCTTGCAAAGGGCACAATAGATCAGATGACAGAGTTTGCAAGTATATTAATTCCACCATTGATTATGCTAATAGCAACAACAGGTCAGGTAATATCAGCTGCGACACTAGACCCTATAACAATTTTAATTTTAAGTGTTAGTAGTTCTGTTATTAAGAATTTTATTATACCTTGTACAACTTTTGTGGTTGTTTTAAATATAGTTAATAGTTTAAGTGATGAACCAAAGGTTATGAGACTAGCATCTTTGATAAAACAA
Proteins encoded:
- the spoIIIAE gene encoding stage III sporulation protein AE — protein: MIKKVLISLIFGCFIMFQLNTVAFAMEGTGVDLKQIEEFSNKLQQKENYIPSFNVGEIVEKYKETGSIGVTFKDVLASLGKFILKEVVANSRLLVELLVLGILSAILQNIQNAFNNSGISKIAHYACFCTIVIIIVKSFTIVINLAKGTIDQMTEFASILIPPLIMLIATTGQVISAATLDPITILILSVSSSVIKNFIIPCTTFVVVLNIVNSLSDEPKVMRLASLIKQISLWALGFIMTIFITLITIRSNTAATIDQVTLKTTKFFVDNFIPLVGKSLSDAITTVVGYSLVLKDAISILGLLIMIWICIFPLLKIIMISLIYKFVGAVMEPVVDKKIINCLSSVGSSFTVIFSSVLCTAIMFFIMITIITSTGRLIMTVG